The Amycolatopsis viridis genome window below encodes:
- the rplA gene encoding 50S ribosomal protein L1, whose amino-acid sequence MAKRSKAYRQTADQVDRTRLYGPLEAVKLAKELSKSKMDETVEVAMRLGVDPRKADQMVRGTVNLPHGTGKTVRVIAFAVGDKAAQAEAAGADAVGSDDLIERIQGGWLDFDAAVATPDQMAKVGRIARILGPRGLMPNPKSGTVTPDVAKAVTEIKGGKIDFRVDKQANLHLVIGKASFDAEKLVENYAAALDEILRAKPSAAKGRYLKKVVVSTTMGRGIPVDPSRTRNLLAEDATV is encoded by the coding sequence ATGGCAAAGCGCAGCAAGGCTTACCGCCAGACCGCTGACCAGGTCGACCGCACGCGGCTGTACGGGCCGCTGGAGGCCGTCAAGCTGGCGAAGGAGCTCTCCAAGTCCAAGATGGACGAGACGGTCGAGGTCGCGATGCGGCTCGGCGTCGACCCCCGCAAGGCCGACCAGATGGTCCGCGGCACCGTGAACCTGCCGCACGGTACCGGTAAGACTGTCCGCGTCATCGCGTTCGCGGTCGGCGACAAGGCCGCGCAGGCCGAGGCCGCCGGTGCGGACGCCGTCGGCAGCGACGACCTGATCGAGCGAATCCAGGGTGGCTGGCTCGACTTCGACGCCGCTGTCGCGACGCCGGACCAGATGGCGAAGGTCGGGCGCATCGCCCGCATCCTGGGCCCGCGTGGCCTGATGCCGAACCCGAAGAGCGGCACCGTGACGCCCGACGTGGCGAAGGCGGTCACCGAGATCAAGGGCGGCAAGATCGACTTCCGGGTCGACAAGCAGGCCAACCTGCACCTGGTGATCGGCAAGGCCTCGTTCGACGCCGAGAAGCTGGTGGAGAACTACGCGGCCGCCCTGGACGAGATCCTCCGGGCGAAGCCGTCCGCCGCGAAGGGCCGCTACCTCAAGAAGGTCGTCGTCTCGACCACCATGGGGCGCGGCATCCCGGTCGACCCGTCCCGGACGCGCAACCTCCTCGCCGAGGACGCGACCGTCTGA
- the rplK gene encoding 50S ribosomal protein L11, with amino-acid sequence MPPKKKKLAAIIKLQIQAGAANPAPPVGPALGQHGVNIMEFCKAYNAATESQRGNVVPVEISVYEDRSFDFKLKTPPAARLLLKAAGIDKGSAEPHKTKVAKVTWDQVREIAETKKSDLNANDIDQAAKIIAGTARSMGITVE; translated from the coding sequence ATGCCACCCAAGAAGAAGAAGCTTGCAGCGATCATCAAGCTGCAGATTCAGGCGGGTGCCGCGAACCCGGCTCCGCCGGTCGGCCCCGCGCTGGGTCAGCACGGCGTCAACATCATGGAGTTCTGCAAGGCCTACAACGCCGCGACCGAGTCGCAGCGCGGCAACGTGGTGCCCGTCGAGATCTCCGTGTACGAAGACCGGTCGTTCGACTTCAAGCTGAAGACGCCGCCGGCCGCGAGGCTGCTGCTGAAGGCCGCGGGCATCGACAAGGGCTCGGCGGAGCCGCACAAGACCAAGGTCGCGAAGGTGACCTGGGACCAGGTGCGGGAGATCGCCGAGACCAAGAAGTCGGACCTCAACGCCAACGACATCGACCAGGCAGCCAAGATCATCGCCGGCACCGCCCGGTCGATGGGTATCACGGTCGAGTAG
- the rplJ gene encoding 50S ribosomal protein L10, whose protein sequence is MAKPDKVAAVAEIADHFRNSSATVVTQYNGLSVSQLSQLRRALGTSAKYRVAKNTLVQRAAEEAGIEGLQDLFVGPTAIAFVQGEPVDAAKALKNFAKDNAALVIKGGYMDGRPLSVDEVNQIADLDSREVLLAKAAGAFKAKLSQAAALFQAPASQVARLAQALADKQQGDEAPAES, encoded by the coding sequence ATGGCGAAGCCGGACAAGGTGGCGGCCGTCGCCGAGATCGCGGACCACTTCCGCAACAGCTCGGCCACCGTCGTCACGCAGTACAACGGCCTCTCCGTGTCCCAGCTGTCCCAGCTGCGCCGCGCTCTCGGCACCAGTGCCAAGTACCGGGTCGCGAAGAACACCCTCGTGCAGCGGGCCGCGGAAGAGGCCGGCATCGAGGGTCTTCAGGACCTCTTCGTCGGCCCGACCGCGATCGCCTTCGTGCAGGGTGAGCCGGTCGACGCCGCCAAGGCCCTGAAGAACTTCGCCAAGGACAACGCCGCCCTGGTCATCAAGGGTGGCTACATGGACGGCCGCCCGCTGTCCGTCGACGAGGTCAACCAGATCGCCGACCTCGACAGCCGCGAGGTTCTCCTCGCTAAGGCGGCCGGCGCGTTCAAGGCCAAGCTGTCCCAGGCCGCGGCGCTGTTCCAGGCCCCGGCGTCCCAGGTCGCCCGCCTCGCGCAGGCCCTGGCCGACAAGCAGCAGGGCGACGAGGCACCCGCCGAGAGCTGA